A portion of the Candidatus Sysuiplasma jiujiangense genome contains these proteins:
- a CDS encoding DUF120 domain-containing protein — translation MRGEHVPALKQLALMGALNSFADITTAKLGRAIGVSQQAASMIILKLAENGLIERQIGHKGQRLMVSNRGTELLRKEYLEYKLLFEPERKIQIHGTVFSGLGEGRYYISQQKYKQQFVRKLLFEPYEGTLNIRVAQSDMPLFERLTYSQGVRIDGFVSKGRTFGDVKCFLSELQGIECSVILPVRTHYTDVMEIIAKDNLRSRLSLKDGDMVEVNVDVD, via the coding sequence ATGAGAGGAGAACATGTACCGGCACTCAAGCAGCTCGCACTCATGGGGGCACTCAATTCGTTTGCGGACATAACCACCGCAAAGCTGGGAAGGGCGATAGGTGTAAGCCAGCAGGCTGCATCCATGATAATACTGAAACTGGCAGAAAACGGTCTAATCGAAAGGCAGATTGGCCACAAGGGCCAGCGGCTCATGGTATCAAACAGGGGGACAGAGCTCTTGAGGAAGGAATACCTGGAGTACAAACTGCTATTTGAACCTGAGAGGAAGATACAGATTCATGGCACGGTGTTCAGCGGGCTCGGAGAAGGCAGGTACTATATTTCCCAGCAGAAATACAAACAGCAGTTTGTCAGAAAGCTCCTGTTCGAACCGTATGAAGGTACGCTGAACATCAGGGTTGCCCAGTCTGACATGCCGCTGTTCGAACGCCTTACATACTCACAGGGAGTTAGAATAGACGGATTTGTAAGCAAGGGGAGGACGTTCGGTGACGTGAAATGCTTCCTTTCGGAACTTCAGGGAATCGAATGCTCTGTCATACTTCCGGTCAGGACGCATTATACTGATGTCATGGAAATAATAGCAAAGGACAACCTTCGTTCCCGCCTTTCACTCAAGGACGGGGATATGGTGGAAGTGAACGTGGATGTCGACTGA
- a CDS encoding MFS transporter, with protein MPALRDELMLDNRPLWSIGFAVMIRSIGFGATWPFMAIFFNRELKVPIYEVGLIFAMLAVSGVFFQIFGGYLADFRGRRFSLLFGSASGIVIYTSIIILLLDRAGVVPVIALFILTSISGSIIFPAANAYVADVTSPAQRSRAYSIYRILANTGWAVGPLTGSQLFQFGIVWIFLLVDVTLILQFTVLYILVSDRKSPSGKGTGMRERFAMLLVYDSQLLLFSGATFLLMILVSQFSVTLPSFAITRGSIATYQLGYIYAVNGLVVVFGQFPVTSLVRNIREMNVVIFGALFYMLGYFLLSFSGSLLQLMFDMAVITIGENLATPGINAIVSRLAPSDKVGRYMAFNGMANSAGRAMGPTVGSILLFVFAYDGLKVWSFLDMFGALAILLMLVLQRMRNS; from the coding sequence ATGCCGGCTCTGCGCGATGAACTTATGCTCGACAACCGGCCCCTGTGGTCCATCGGCTTCGCTGTCATGATAAGGTCCATCGGTTTCGGTGCAACCTGGCCGTTCATGGCAATATTTTTCAACAGGGAGCTGAAGGTGCCTATCTACGAGGTTGGTCTCATATTCGCCATGCTTGCAGTGAGCGGTGTTTTCTTTCAGATATTCGGAGGCTATCTGGCAGATTTCCGCGGCAGACGTTTTTCACTTCTGTTCGGCAGCGCATCCGGCATTGTCATTTACACGTCCATCATCATACTCCTTCTGGATCGAGCCGGAGTCGTTCCAGTAATTGCACTTTTTATACTCACATCCATTTCCGGGTCGATAATATTTCCGGCCGCCAATGCATACGTGGCGGACGTGACCTCTCCTGCTCAGAGGAGCAGGGCGTACTCAATTTACAGGATACTTGCAAACACGGGATGGGCCGTTGGTCCACTGACCGGGTCGCAGCTGTTCCAGTTCGGCATAGTCTGGATTTTCCTTCTGGTGGACGTAACACTGATTTTGCAATTCACCGTTCTGTATATACTTGTCAGCGACAGGAAATCGCCGTCCGGAAAAGGCACGGGAATGAGGGAGAGATTTGCCATGCTACTTGTCTACGACTCCCAACTTTTGCTCTTCAGCGGAGCAACTTTTCTGCTTATGATACTTGTATCCCAGTTTTCTGTAACGCTGCCTTCATTCGCAATAACCAGGGGGTCGATTGCAACATACCAGCTAGGCTACATCTACGCAGTGAACGGACTGGTAGTTGTATTCGGCCAGTTTCCTGTGACTTCACTCGTCAGGAACATCAGGGAGATGAATGTGGTCATCTTCGGAGCACTCTTCTATATGCTTGGATATTTCCTCCTCTCCTTCTCAGGCAGCCTGCTTCAGCTCATGTTCGATATGGCGGTAATCACAATTGGAGAAAATCTGGCTACACCTGGTATCAACGCTATAGTTTCAAGATTGGCTCCGTCCGACAAAGTCGGAAGGTACATGGCGTTCAACGGCATGGCAAACTCTGCAGGCAGGGCTATGGGTCCGACAGTGGGATCCATTCTGCTGTTTGTTTTTGCCTATGACGGTCTGAAGGTGTGGTCATTTCTGGATATGTTTGGTGCTCTCGCTATCCTGCTTATGCTTGTTCTCCAGCGTATGAGAAACTCATGA
- a CDS encoding 30S ribosomal protein S6e, with the protein MADFKAVVNDPKTGKSYQVDVAGPQTSALVGKKIGDTVDGIYFKLPGYKLLITGGSDKDGFPMRHDLPGQGRRKLMLSGGVGFKPARKGVRKRKNVRGNTVSPSTLQLNLKVTVFGPTPISDILQKKESK; encoded by the coding sequence ATGGCGGATTTTAAGGCCGTAGTGAATGATCCAAAAACAGGGAAGTCATATCAGGTTGATGTTGCAGGTCCACAAACATCTGCACTTGTCGGAAAAAAGATCGGAGACACAGTGGACGGTATTTATTTCAAACTGCCCGGGTACAAATTGCTGATTACAGGTGGATCTGACAAGGACGGTTTTCCCATGAGGCACGACCTGCCCGGACAGGGGAGGAGGAAACTTATGCTTTCCGGTGGCGTCGGTTTCAAGCCGGCCAGAAAGGGAGTCAGAAAAAGGAAAAACGTGAGGGGGAACACTGTATCTCCGTCGACGCTGCAGCTCAATCTAAAGGTGACGGTTTTTGGCCCAACTCCCATTTCTGACATCCTGCAGAAAAAGGAGAGCAAGTAA
- a CDS encoding CoA-binding protein, protein MHETEIDEILRRYRTVAVVGLSKDPFKDSHMVAKYLADRGFEIIPVNPTADSVLDRKAYPSLTSIPDELKSKIEIVDIFRPSDEVPAIVDEAIRMKRSAGRPFVIWLQLGIRNDGAAAKASLEGISAVQDRCIMIEAAGREEMSGFRV, encoded by the coding sequence ATGCATGAGACTGAAATAGACGAAATCTTAAGGAGGTACAGGACAGTCGCAGTTGTCGGTCTATCGAAGGATCCCTTCAAGGACAGCCACATGGTCGCAAAATATCTGGCTGACAGGGGATTCGAAATAATACCTGTTAACCCGACGGCCGATAGTGTACTTGACAGGAAGGCGTATCCTTCCCTGACATCAATTCCGGATGAACTCAAATCCAAAATTGAAATTGTCGATATTTTCCGTCCATCGGACGAAGTCCCAGCCATTGTGGATGAGGCAATAAGAATGAAAAGATCGGCCGGAAGACCGTTCGTAATCTGGCTTCAGCTTGGCATAAGGAATGACGGGGCTGCGGCAAAGGCATCTCTCGAAGGAATTAGTGCAGTTCAAGACCGGTGCATAATGATCGAGGCGGCAGGCAGGGAAGAAATGTCGGGATTCAGGGTATAG
- a CDS encoding translation initiation factor IF-2 subunit gamma, whose protein sequence is MHVPSQPEVNVGLVGHVDHGKTSLVKALSGESTDRHSEEIKRGISIKLGYADTSIFKCEECERPDCYSTQESYLKCDKSVRYLRSISFVDSPGHETLMATMLSGAAIMDGALLIIAANEKCPQPQTKEHLMALDVIGVRNVIIVQNKIDIVSEEQAIKSYNEITQFVKGTFAENAPIVPVSAHHRTNLDYLAWSIEKVIPTPRRDVTKPARMYIARSFDVNVPGTPIEELKGGVIGGTISQGKIAVGDDIEIVPGKRIDTGNRSTWQPLFSTVVSIHSGGKTFKSAGPGGLIAVGTRLDPSITKSDSLVGKIAGKPGTLPPVLQNFSMEAHLLERVVGSPEEQKIESIKTNEPLMLNLGTSTTVGLVTSARNSTCDLNLKIPVCVEKGQRVAISRKFAGKWRLIGFGIVV, encoded by the coding sequence ATGCATGTTCCAAGTCAACCCGAGGTTAATGTTGGGCTCGTGGGGCATGTAGACCATGGCAAGACAAGTCTGGTAAAGGCACTTTCAGGCGAATCCACTGACAGGCACTCCGAGGAGATAAAACGGGGCATTTCCATAAAACTTGGATATGCGGACACGAGCATATTCAAGTGCGAGGAGTGCGAAAGACCGGACTGCTATTCGACACAGGAGAGCTATCTGAAGTGCGACAAGTCAGTCAGGTATCTCCGCTCCATATCTTTCGTAGACTCACCGGGACACGAGACGCTCATGGCGACAATGCTTTCCGGTGCAGCAATCATGGACGGCGCACTGCTCATCATTGCGGCAAATGAAAAATGCCCGCAGCCGCAGACCAAGGAGCACCTTATGGCGCTTGACGTTATAGGCGTCAGAAATGTAATAATTGTCCAGAATAAAATAGACATTGTAAGCGAAGAACAGGCGATAAAGAGCTACAACGAGATTACACAGTTCGTAAAAGGGACGTTTGCAGAAAATGCCCCCATTGTTCCGGTGAGCGCGCACCACCGTACAAATCTGGATTACCTTGCGTGGAGCATAGAAAAAGTCATTCCCACACCAAGAAGAGACGTTACAAAGCCGGCAAGGATGTACATTGCAAGGTCATTTGATGTCAATGTCCCCGGGACGCCGATAGAAGAACTTAAGGGAGGCGTCATAGGTGGTACTATTTCCCAGGGCAAAATTGCAGTTGGCGATGATATCGAGATAGTTCCCGGAAAGAGGATCGATACCGGGAACAGGAGCACCTGGCAGCCGTTATTCTCCACAGTTGTCTCAATACATTCCGGCGGCAAGACGTTCAAATCCGCCGGACCGGGCGGTCTGATAGCTGTTGGAACAAGACTGGATCCATCGATAACAAAGTCTGACAGCCTTGTCGGCAAAATTGCAGGGAAACCCGGAACGCTTCCACCAGTGCTGCAGAACTTTTCAATGGAGGCTCATCTACTCGAGAGAGTTGTCGGGAGTCCGGAAGAACAGAAGATCGAGAGCATAAAAACAAATGAGCCGCTGATGCTGAATCTTGGAACCTCTACGACTGTGGGACTGGTTACGAGTGCGCGAAACAGCACTTGTGATCTCAACCTGAAAATACCTGTCTGCGTTGAAAAGGGACAGAGGGTCGCGATATCAAGAAAATTCGCCGGGAAGTGGCGGCTTATTGGTTTTGGAATTGTAGTGTGA
- the purQ gene encoding phosphoribosylformylglycinamidine synthase subunit PurQ, giving the protein MKRENIRVAVLRIEGTNMEDEAVAAFTASGVNAEAVHLKQLEGRCPSVMRRNLSDFAMLVIPGGFSAGDYVRAGAIFAARIKSSMAPELLRFVDEGRPVLGICNGFQVLVELGLLPSAGEKAELLPRAALATNISTRYECRPAFLKNVKRGQSIFTSRIPGNAVIAVPTAHGEGKMTFPPSKSEEWVSKLEELDEIVFRYVDGNGNFAGYPWNPNGSVYDIAGVTDDTGFVLGMMPHPERTYWRYLHTDWTRNPECVEVRGDGSAIIESAISYIEKKL; this is encoded by the coding sequence ATGAAAAGAGAGAACATCCGTGTCGCTGTTCTGCGAATTGAAGGGACCAATATGGAAGATGAGGCAGTTGCGGCATTCACTGCATCAGGAGTAAACGCTGAGGCCGTCCATCTGAAGCAACTGGAGGGAAGGTGCCCTTCGGTGATGCGGAGGAACCTTTCGGATTTCGCCATGCTTGTCATTCCCGGAGGTTTTTCCGCCGGTGACTATGTAAGGGCCGGTGCCATTTTCGCGGCCAGGATAAAGAGTTCAATGGCGCCTGAATTGCTTCGTTTTGTGGACGAAGGGAGACCGGTTCTCGGCATATGCAACGGTTTCCAGGTACTCGTGGAACTGGGCCTGCTCCCGTCAGCAGGGGAGAAAGCAGAACTGCTGCCCCGGGCGGCACTTGCCACAAACATATCGACAAGGTATGAATGCAGGCCCGCCTTCCTTAAGAACGTAAAGCGGGGGCAGAGCATCTTCACCTCCAGAATCCCGGGTAATGCTGTGATTGCAGTACCGACAGCCCATGGGGAAGGCAAGATGACCTTTCCGCCCTCAAAATCGGAGGAGTGGGTTTCGAAACTTGAGGAGCTGGATGAAATTGTCTTCAGGTATGTCGACGGGAACGGTAACTTTGCCGGATATCCCTGGAATCCGAATGGAAGCGTTTACGACATTGCAGGTGTTACCGACGATACGGGATTTGTCCTCGGCATGATGCCTCATCCCGAGAGGACATACTGGCGTTATCTGCACACTGACTGGACGAGGAATCCCGAATGCGTGGAGGTGCGCGGAGACGGGAGTGCGATCATTGAATCCGCAATTTCCTACATCGAGAAGAAACTCTGA
- a CDS encoding aldo/keto reductase, whose product MNYRRIGTTPIKVSEIGFGAWSVGSNWWAENSRETEIRMLSAAVDSGVNFFDTSNVYGDGRSEEILGEFLKGMREDVVIASKFGYDVDAPRTGGLHSERPQRFDPVFMRKSLDKSLKNLHTDYIDLYQLHNPKMPALQNDGLFNELQKLVDENVIRSYGVALGPAIGWKEEGMSAIRNRRISTLQSVYNILEQEPGGQLFSEGALFGVSGLVRVPHASGALDERYKPNEKLRADDHRNYRMRKWLEDMKPFSERLSRIADENNMRLTQLAMAFALSNENVASVLPTFTSVDDITLFISDRSSSTLSQSALDSINSIYEEARNAAMASQSIP is encoded by the coding sequence ATGAATTACAGGCGCATCGGCACGACTCCAATTAAGGTTTCCGAAATAGGCTTCGGTGCATGGTCCGTCGGTTCAAACTGGTGGGCCGAAAACAGCAGAGAGACTGAAATCAGGATGCTCAGTGCGGCCGTTGATTCAGGCGTGAATTTTTTTGACACTTCAAATGTTTATGGCGATGGGCGTAGTGAAGAGATTCTGGGGGAATTTCTGAAGGGCATGAGGGAGGATGTTGTTATTGCCTCGAAGTTCGGGTACGATGTAGATGCGCCAAGGACGGGCGGCCTGCATTCAGAGCGCCCGCAGCGCTTCGATCCTGTCTTTATGCGAAAATCACTGGATAAATCGCTGAAGAATCTGCATACAGACTACATTGACCTCTATCAGCTGCACAATCCGAAAATGCCAGCACTGCAAAATGACGGGCTTTTCAATGAACTTCAGAAACTTGTGGATGAAAACGTCATCAGGTCGTATGGAGTGGCACTCGGACCCGCGATCGGCTGGAAGGAGGAAGGCATGTCCGCAATCAGGAACAGGCGGATAAGCACCCTGCAGTCAGTTTACAACATACTTGAGCAGGAACCCGGCGGACAGCTCTTTTCTGAAGGAGCTTTATTTGGTGTTTCCGGGCTGGTCAGGGTTCCGCATGCATCGGGAGCGCTTGATGAACGTTACAAACCGAACGAGAAACTCAGAGCAGACGATCACAGGAACTACAGAATGAGAAAATGGCTTGAGGACATGAAGCCATTTTCGGAGCGCCTTTCAAGAATAGCAGATGAAAACAATATGAGACTAACCCAGCTTGCCATGGCTTTTGCTCTTTCGAACGAAAACGTAGCGTCTGTGCTGCCAACATTTACCTCAGTTGATGATATCACACTGTTTATTTCGGACCGAAGCTCATCTACGCTGAGCCAGTCCGCTCTGGACAGTATAAACAGTATTTATGAAGAGGCACGAAATGCTGCCATGGCATCTCAGTCTATACCCTGA
- the purL gene encoding phosphoribosylformylglycinamidine synthase subunit PurL, giving the protein MKSHPESGSMSGKVFYPSGTGGVWHVRIREADDRELRFINDFMSLGFSEPELYRVRDYFVRVGRDATDIELQSIAQAWSEHCSYKTSKPALREHVFPLSRRAYANGDAGVMEFDAEHVYSLKMESHNHPSAIEPYGGAGTGIGGIVRDILCMGTRPVALADPIFFGDLDARYEDLPPGTKHPKYLFSGVVAGIRDYGNRIGVPTISGLVMFDRRYSSSCLVNAGCVGFGRKEDIVKNSFLNPGDVIILAGGLTGKDGIHGVNFASRSFSSESHESDRGAVQLGDPITKEPLIHAVLQLVSEKKIKSMKDLGGGGLSAVVGEMCLSGGLGATIDIDRIPLREKGMKPWEIWISESQERMLISVRDEDVNEALSVFDFWDVAATSIGRVEDGHKLVVTSQGSKILELDTSFVVKPEEFKRPAAGRNGTIRRGKRIEYSFAACADKVMSDINACSRDWIVHMYDYEVGGKTTIKPLHGLPAFQSHGDASVLKPLERSWKGMAVTVSAKPRIASVNPYQGALHAVDELCRNLVSVGARPDSITNCLNFGSPERAEVMWEFNESVRGMADAAGALRIALPSGNVSFYNDSETGPIMPTVSLMGVGLVDDIRKCVTSDFKREGSLIYLIGKPGESLGCSVISESLGLGSTDFIPVDLERTVKLCDSMLELSSRSLFLSCHDVSDGGLFSTLAEMAFGGNIGFRIDAAKIESSPPERLLFSEPPACWAVEVTEEGAAEIEKEFDKYARLIGETGGQDIAINLEGAEIYSTALSNLRQKWAAPLWERMG; this is encoded by the coding sequence TTGAAATCACACCCTGAATCCGGCTCGATGAGCGGAAAGGTGTTCTACCCTTCAGGCACCGGCGGGGTGTGGCATGTCAGGATAAGGGAAGCGGATGACAGGGAACTGCGATTTATCAATGATTTCATGTCGCTCGGTTTCAGCGAGCCGGAGCTTTACCGCGTCAGGGATTATTTTGTCAGGGTGGGAAGAGACGCAACCGATATAGAGCTTCAGTCGATTGCACAGGCCTGGAGCGAACACTGCAGCTACAAGACATCGAAGCCCGCCCTCAGGGAACATGTCTTCCCTCTTTCCAGGAGGGCCTATGCGAACGGCGATGCAGGCGTCATGGAGTTTGACGCGGAACATGTGTATTCGCTGAAGATGGAAAGCCACAATCATCCAAGCGCAATAGAACCATATGGCGGTGCTGGAACAGGTATCGGTGGAATTGTCAGAGACATACTCTGTATGGGTACCAGGCCGGTTGCACTTGCTGACCCTATCTTTTTCGGGGATCTGGACGCTCGCTACGAGGATCTGCCTCCCGGGACGAAGCATCCGAAGTATCTTTTCTCAGGTGTCGTCGCAGGAATAAGGGATTACGGCAACCGGATCGGGGTTCCGACAATTTCAGGTCTGGTGATGTTTGACCGGAGGTATTCATCCAGCTGTCTGGTCAATGCCGGATGTGTCGGATTTGGCAGGAAGGAGGACATTGTAAAGAATTCATTCCTCAATCCAGGTGATGTAATAATACTTGCAGGCGGCCTGACCGGAAAGGACGGCATACATGGCGTGAATTTTGCATCCAGATCTTTTTCATCCGAATCACACGAAAGCGACAGGGGGGCAGTTCAGCTCGGTGACCCGATAACAAAGGAGCCGCTGATACACGCGGTACTTCAGCTTGTTTCAGAGAAGAAGATAAAGTCGATGAAGGATCTCGGCGGCGGAGGACTATCCGCTGTCGTGGGAGAGATGTGCCTTTCCGGCGGATTGGGCGCAACGATAGATATCGACCGCATTCCACTCAGAGAAAAGGGAATGAAACCATGGGAGATATGGATATCAGAGTCGCAGGAGAGAATGCTAATTTCAGTAAGAGATGAGGATGTTAATGAAGCCCTTTCTGTCTTCGACTTCTGGGATGTTGCCGCTACATCCATAGGACGTGTTGAGGACGGCCATAAACTTGTAGTGACCAGCCAGGGCAGTAAAATACTGGAACTGGACACATCCTTTGTGGTGAAACCGGAGGAATTCAAAAGACCAGCTGCAGGGAGGAACGGAACCATCCGCAGGGGGAAGCGAATCGAATACTCATTCGCCGCATGTGCAGACAAGGTGATGTCAGACATAAATGCATGCAGCCGCGACTGGATAGTACATATGTATGACTACGAGGTCGGGGGCAAAACAACAATCAAACCGCTGCATGGGCTGCCCGCCTTCCAGTCACATGGTGATGCGTCAGTACTCAAGCCGCTTGAGAGAAGCTGGAAGGGAATGGCTGTGACAGTAAGCGCAAAACCCAGGATTGCATCTGTCAATCCCTATCAGGGCGCTCTTCATGCAGTGGATGAGCTGTGCCGCAATCTTGTTTCCGTCGGAGCAAGGCCTGATTCAATCACCAACTGTCTGAATTTCGGCAGCCCGGAGAGGGCGGAAGTGATGTGGGAGTTCAACGAGTCGGTCAGGGGGATGGCCGATGCTGCCGGTGCCTTGAGAATAGCGCTCCCCTCCGGCAACGTGAGCTTTTACAACGATTCGGAAACAGGTCCGATAATGCCCACAGTCTCCCTGATGGGTGTCGGGCTTGTTGACGACATCAGGAAATGCGTAACTTCGGATTTTAAGAGGGAAGGCTCCCTCATTTATCTCATTGGTAAACCGGGAGAATCGCTTGGCTGCTCGGTAATTTCGGAGTCACTGGGACTTGGCAGCACTGATTTTATTCCCGTGGATCTCGAAAGGACAGTGAAGCTCTGTGACAGCATGCTTGAACTGTCGTCACGCAGTCTCTTCCTTTCCTGCCATGATGTTTCGGACGGCGGATTATTTTCCACTCTCGCTGAAATGGCATTCGGCGGTAACATCGGTTTTAGAATCGATGCCGCCAAAATTGAAAGCAGTCCGCCAGAGAGGCTCCTGTTTTCTGAGCCACCTGCATGCTGGGCCGTGGAAGTTACGGAGGAAGGTGCGGCCGAGATCGAGAAAGAATTCGATAAATACGCAAGGCTGATCGGAGAAACCGGCGGTCAGGACATTGCAATTAACCTGGAAGGCGCGGAAATATACAGCACCGCACTGAGCAATCTCAGACAGAAATGGGCCGCTCCGTTATGGGAGAGGATGGGCTGA
- a CDS encoding cytosine permease — protein MVSYGNSILRVEPFGIEHIPGSERHGNPKRLFTLWFASNVTIGSYAVGYLAVSLFSLPILPSLTALLIGNIIGGVLLGFTSSTGPSYGYPQMIISRRSFGRRGAYLPALLQWASTVGWFTVNAVLGSFAMNDLLHIGYIPSALVLLTAMIAIGIYGHNFIHQFEKIMAVVLGLFFAVATVIVMMHSGKFVLYHPSALPGVPSFTVGMILLIGASLSYLMSWGPYASDYSRYLREDTNVMQAFANTFLGGFIASFWFEALGALIAAFIYGNIANPSAIGIIGSFSYILGSLGTAALVAVVLGTLSANALNIYTGALSSLVLDIRVKRWKAVLVSGIIGSVLTIALSGSFTSFYEGFLLLLDYWITPWLAVVLIDFFILGHRNYREVEAAPAVRRSGLLSYLFGLLCSVPFISWGYSNLSYTGYISANYLGGADISYYVALIVTGLTYYIAERRRIEGGSGAKVVAPTFTK, from the coding sequence ATGGTTTCCTACGGAAACAGCATACTCAGGGTGGAACCGTTCGGGATTGAGCATATTCCGGGTTCGGAGCGGCATGGTAATCCCAAAAGACTTTTTACACTGTGGTTTGCTTCGAATGTTACCATTGGCAGCTATGCTGTCGGCTATCTGGCGGTATCCCTTTTTTCGCTTCCGATATTGCCTTCACTGACTGCACTTTTGATCGGGAACATTATTGGAGGCGTCCTGCTCGGTTTCACCAGCTCAACCGGTCCCTCATATGGCTATCCCCAGATGATTATTTCAAGAAGAAGTTTTGGCCGCAGGGGTGCATACCTCCCCGCGCTGCTGCAATGGGCAAGCACCGTAGGCTGGTTCACAGTAAACGCAGTTCTGGGATCATTTGCAATGAACGATTTATTGCACATCGGATATATTCCTTCAGCCCTTGTTCTGCTCACTGCAATGATTGCAATAGGAATTTACGGGCATAATTTCATACACCAGTTTGAAAAAATTATGGCTGTTGTGCTCGGTCTGTTTTTTGCCGTTGCCACTGTAATCGTAATGATGCATTCTGGAAAATTTGTGCTATATCATCCGTCGGCATTACCCGGTGTTCCGTCCTTTACGGTCGGCATGATTCTGCTCATCGGGGCATCGCTCTCATATCTTATGAGCTGGGGACCCTATGCTTCCGATTACTCAAGATATCTCAGGGAAGATACGAATGTGATGCAAGCATTTGCCAACACATTCTTGGGTGGTTTCATTGCGTCCTTCTGGTTTGAAGCGCTTGGTGCACTTATAGCAGCATTTATCTACGGAAACATTGCCAATCCGTCAGCCATCGGAATTATCGGTTCGTTCAGTTACATACTCGGATCCCTGGGAACTGCCGCGCTTGTTGCCGTCGTATTGGGCACCCTTTCAGCCAATGCTCTCAACATTTACACAGGTGCGCTTTCATCGCTTGTTCTTGATATCAGGGTTAAAAGGTGGAAGGCCGTATTAGTGTCCGGAATCATCGGTTCGGTCCTGACCATAGCGCTCTCCGGCAGTTTCACATCATTTTATGAAGGCTTTCTGCTTCTGCTTGACTACTGGATAACTCCATGGCTTGCGGTTGTTCTCATTGATTTCTTCATCCTCGGACACAGAAATTACAGGGAGGTTGAAGCTGCCCCGGCAGTCAGGAGGAGCGGTTTGCTCAGTTATCTTTTCGGTTTACTCTGCTCTGTGCCGTTTATATCCTGGGGATACAGCAACCTGAGTTATACGGGATACATATCGGCAAATTACCTCGGCGGTGCTGACATAAGTTACTATGTAGCACTGATTGTTACCGGCCTGACATATTATATCGCTGAGAGACGCAGGATTGAAGGGGGAAGCGGCGCAAAGGTTGTTGCGCCGACATTCACTAAGTGA
- the purS gene encoding phosphoribosylformylglycinamidine synthase subunit PurS, producing MNELRNSASPGDCRPLSCSIECSILKIRIVIPTVVGPLPEYEVRISLKEGIVDPEGENTRKALQLLGFKHLKQVSSFRMYFLKVECSGDEAEKEIEEMCRKLLANPAIHNYSYRKVSD from the coding sequence ATGAATGAACTCCGAAACTCAGCATCTCCTGGAGACTGCCGCCCCCTGTCTTGTAGCATTGAATGCAGCATACTTAAAATACGGATTGTTATTCCAACCGTGGTTGGTCCCTTGCCGGAATATGAAGTCAGGATTTCATTGAAGGAGGGAATAGTCGATCCAGAAGGAGAGAACACCAGGAAAGCTCTTCAGCTCCTTGGCTTTAAACATCTGAAACAGGTTTCTTCCTTCAGGATGTACTTCCTGAAAGTCGAATGCAGCGGAGATGAGGCCGAGAAGGAAATCGAGGAAATGTGCAGGAAACTGCTTGCGAATCCTGCTATTCATAATTACAGTTACAGGAAGGTAAGTGATTGA